From a single Variovorax paradoxus genomic region:
- a CDS encoding TetR/AcrR family transcriptional regulator, whose amino-acid sequence MSKATPSPAVGRGPADHEVRDQIVVAATEHFSRYGYEKTTVSDLAKAIGFSKAYIYKFFESKQAIGEMICANCLREIEAEIRAAVDAADRPPEKLRRMFKSVVEASLRLFSEDRKLYEIAISAATERWQAVVVHEERIRQLLQEILREGREAGEFERKTPLDEAAGAIYLVMHPYINPLLLQHSFDHTAEAPAQLSGLVLRSLSP is encoded by the coding sequence ATGAGCAAAGCAACTCCTTCTCCGGCCGTGGGGCGCGGCCCTGCCGACCACGAGGTGCGAGACCAGATCGTTGTCGCGGCGACCGAGCACTTCAGCCGGTATGGCTACGAGAAGACGACCGTCTCCGACCTCGCCAAGGCCATCGGGTTTTCCAAGGCCTACATCTACAAGTTCTTCGAGTCCAAGCAGGCGATCGGCGAAATGATCTGCGCGAACTGCCTGCGCGAGATCGAAGCCGAGATTCGGGCGGCCGTCGATGCTGCCGATCGCCCCCCCGAAAAGCTGCGCCGGATGTTCAAGTCGGTGGTCGAAGCCAGCCTTCGGCTGTTCTCCGAGGATCGCAAGCTCTACGAAATCGCGATCTCGGCGGCCACCGAGCGGTGGCAGGCGGTGGTCGTCCATGAAGAGCGCATCCGGCAATTGCTCCAGGAGATCCTGCGCGAAGGCCGGGAGGCGGGCGAGTTCGAGCGCAAGACGCCGCTGGACGAGGCGGCGGGGGCCATCTACCTCGTCATGCACCCCTACATCAATCCGCTTCTCCTGCAGCACAGCTTCGACCACACGGCCGAAGCGCCGGCGCAACTGTCTGGCCTGGTGCTGCGCAGCCTTTCTCCATAA
- a CDS encoding efflux RND transporter periplasmic adaptor subunit gives MLWRRLATSTVICALPFALVACSEQAPSDPRTQAPQVRAATVQGAGAVSRAFTGTVAARVQSDLGFRVSGKVLERLVDAGQAVKRGQLLMRIDPADLNLAVHAQQEAVAAARARSQQTAEDEARYRDLRGTGAISATAYDQIKAAADAAKAQLRATEAQADVARNASRYTELVADGDGVVMETLAEPGQVVSAGQAAVRVARAGPREAVVQLPETLRPAVGSAAQATLFGKEGVTVATTLRQLSDAADRQTRTFEARYVLKGDLANAPLGATVTIRIPDGLPAAQGGLQVPIGALFDTGKGPGVWVISGEPAKVNWRPVVVEHLDDGGARIVAGPLKQGDRIVALGAHLLREGEPVRVAGQAGAAAAEGARP, from the coding sequence ATGCTCTGGCGCCGCCTTGCTACCTCTACAGTCATCTGCGCACTGCCGTTTGCCTTGGTCGCCTGCAGCGAACAAGCGCCGTCCGATCCGCGCACCCAGGCGCCGCAGGTGCGCGCCGCCACCGTTCAGGGGGCCGGCGCTGTATCGCGCGCCTTCACCGGCACCGTAGCCGCCCGGGTCCAGAGCGACCTGGGTTTTCGGGTCTCCGGCAAGGTGCTGGAGCGGCTGGTGGATGCGGGGCAGGCCGTCAAACGCGGTCAGCTGCTCATGCGCATTGATCCCGCCGATCTGAATCTGGCGGTCCATGCGCAGCAGGAGGCGGTCGCCGCTGCGCGGGCGCGCTCACAGCAGACGGCGGAGGATGAGGCCCGTTATCGCGACCTGCGCGGCACCGGTGCAATCTCGGCAACGGCCTACGACCAGATCAAGGCTGCGGCGGACGCTGCCAAGGCCCAGCTCAGGGCGACCGAGGCCCAGGCCGACGTGGCTCGCAATGCGAGCCGCTACACCGAGCTCGTGGCGGACGGCGACGGTGTCGTCATGGAAACGCTGGCCGAGCCCGGCCAGGTCGTGAGCGCTGGCCAAGCGGCGGTGCGTGTGGCCCGCGCCGGTCCGCGCGAAGCCGTTGTCCAGCTGCCGGAAACCCTGCGTCCGGCGGTCGGATCCGCCGCACAGGCCACGCTCTTCGGCAAGGAAGGTGTGACGGTGGCGACCACGCTGCGGCAACTCTCGGATGCCGCGGATCGGCAGACCCGCACCTTCGAGGCGCGCTATGTGCTCAAGGGCGACCTTGCCAATGCGCCGCTGGGCGCCACGGTCACCATTCGGATTCCGGACGGGCTTCCTGCCGCGCAAGGTGGCCTGCAGGTGCCGATCGGCGCGCTGTTCGACACCGGCAAGGGGCCGGGCGTGTGGGTCATCAGCGGCGAGCCGGCCAAGGTCAACTGGCGCCCGGTCGTGGTCGAGCACCTGGATGACGGTGGCGCGCGCATCGTCGCTGGCCCGCTCAAGCAGGGCGACCGGATCGTCGCGCTCGGCGCCCATCTGCTGCGCGAGGGTGAACCGGTGCGCGTGGCCGGCCAGGCGGGCGCCGCCGCGGCAGAGGGAGCCCGCCCGTGA
- a CDS encoding efflux RND transporter permease subunit, with product MSEGRFNLSALAVRERSITLFLIFLISLAGLVAFFKLGRAEDPAFTVKVMTVITAWPGATAQEMQDQVAEKLEKRLQELRYYDRTETYTRPGLAFTTLTLLDSTPPAQVQEQFYQARKKLGDEAGSLPAGVIGPMINDEYADVTFALFALKAKGEAQRLLVRDAETLRQRLLHVAGVKKVNIAGEQSERIYVEFSHERLATLGVSPQDVFAALHGQNALTPAGSVETKGPQVFIRLDGPFDELQKIRDTPIVAQGRTLKLSDIANVKRGYEDPATFLIRNGGEPALLVGVVMREGWNGLDLGKALDVEARAINAELPLGLSLTKVTDQSVNISASVDEFMVKFFAALLVVMLVSFLSMGWRAGLVVAAAVPLTLAVVFVVMAATGKNFDRITLGSLILALGLLVDDAIIAIEMMVVKIEEGYSHVAASAYAWSHTAAPMLSGTLVTAVGFMPNGFAPSTAGEYTSNMFWIVGIALIASWVVAVVFTPYLGVKLLPSFKKIEGGHAAIYDTPHYNRLRRVLARVIARKWLVAGAVVGLFVVSILGMGVVKKQFFPISDRPEVLVEVQMPYGTSITQTSEATAKVEAWLSTQPEAQIVTSYIGQGAPRFYFAMGPELPDPSFAKIVVRTASQEEREALKHRLRQAVADGLASEARVRVTQLVFGPYSPFPVAYRVSGPDANELRRIAAEVRQVMDASPMMRTVSTDWGTRTPTLHFTLKQDRLQAVGLSSSAVAQQLQFLLSGAPVTTVREDIRTVQVVARSAGGTRLDPAKLVDFTLAGAGGQRIPLSQVGEIEVRMEEPVMRRRDRMPTITVQGDIAEGLQPPDVSSAITAKLQPLMQKLPAGYRIAEAGSIEESEKATKAMLPLFPIMLAATLLIIIFQVRSMSAMVMVFLTSPLGLIGVVPTLLLFQQPFGINALVGLIALSGILMRNTLILLGQIHHNQQEGLDPFHAVVEATVQRARPVVLTALAAILAFIPLTHSVFWGALAYTLIGGTFAGTILTLVFLPAMYSIWFRIRPGNQERSAH from the coding sequence GTGAGCGAAGGCCGCTTCAATCTGTCGGCGCTTGCGGTCCGCGAGCGCTCCATCACCCTGTTCCTGATCTTCCTGATCTCGCTGGCGGGTCTTGTTGCGTTCTTCAAGCTCGGCCGCGCCGAAGACCCGGCCTTCACCGTCAAGGTGATGACGGTCATCACCGCCTGGCCCGGCGCCACGGCGCAGGAGATGCAGGACCAGGTCGCCGAGAAGCTCGAGAAGCGCCTGCAGGAGCTGCGCTACTACGACCGCACCGAGACCTACACGCGGCCCGGGCTGGCGTTCACGACCCTGACGCTGCTCGACAGCACGCCGCCGGCACAGGTGCAGGAACAGTTCTACCAAGCGCGCAAGAAGCTCGGCGACGAAGCGGGCAGCCTGCCGGCCGGCGTGATCGGGCCGATGATCAACGACGAATACGCGGACGTCACCTTCGCCCTGTTCGCGCTCAAGGCCAAGGGAGAAGCGCAGCGCCTGCTGGTGCGCGACGCCGAGACGCTGCGCCAGCGGCTGCTGCACGTGGCGGGCGTGAAGAAGGTCAACATCGCCGGCGAGCAGTCCGAACGCATCTATGTCGAGTTCTCGCATGAGCGCCTGGCAACGTTGGGCGTCAGTCCGCAGGACGTGTTCGCCGCACTCCACGGCCAGAATGCCCTGACCCCGGCGGGCTCGGTGGAAACCAAGGGCCCTCAGGTGTTCATTCGCCTGGACGGGCCTTTCGACGAGCTGCAGAAGATCCGCGATACGCCCATCGTGGCGCAGGGCCGCACCCTGAAGCTGTCGGACATCGCCAATGTCAAGCGGGGGTATGAAGACCCGGCCACCTTCCTGATCCGCAACGGCGGCGAGCCGGCACTGCTGGTGGGCGTTGTCATGCGCGAGGGCTGGAACGGCCTCGACCTGGGCAAGGCGCTGGATGTGGAAGCCCGTGCCATCAACGCCGAGCTGCCGCTGGGCCTTAGCCTCACCAAGGTCACGGACCAGTCGGTGAACATCAGCGCGTCGGTCGACGAGTTCATGGTGAAGTTCTTCGCGGCCCTGCTGGTGGTCATGCTGGTGAGCTTCCTGAGCATGGGCTGGCGCGCGGGCCTCGTGGTGGCTGCGGCGGTGCCGCTGACGCTGGCCGTGGTCTTCGTGGTGATGGCCGCCACCGGCAAGAACTTCGACCGCATCACACTGGGCTCGTTGATCCTCGCGCTCGGCTTGCTGGTGGACGACGCCATCATCGCCATCGAGATGATGGTGGTGAAGATCGAAGAGGGCTACAGCCATGTGGCCGCGTCCGCCTACGCCTGGAGCCACACGGCGGCACCGATGCTCTCGGGCACGCTGGTCACCGCGGTCGGCTTCATGCCCAACGGCTTCGCGCCGTCGACAGCGGGCGAGTACACCAGCAACATGTTCTGGATCGTCGGCATCGCGCTGATCGCATCCTGGGTGGTCGCCGTGGTGTTCACGCCGTATTTGGGCGTCAAGCTGCTGCCCAGCTTCAAGAAGATCGAAGGCGGCCATGCCGCGATCTACGACACGCCGCACTACAACCGGCTGCGCCGCGTGCTGGCCCGCGTCATCGCGCGCAAGTGGCTGGTGGCGGGCGCGGTGGTCGGCCTGTTCGTGGTGTCGATCCTCGGCATGGGGGTGGTCAAGAAGCAGTTCTTTCCGATCTCCGACCGGCCCGAAGTCCTGGTCGAGGTGCAGATGCCCTACGGCACTTCGATCACGCAGACCAGCGAGGCCACGGCCAAGGTCGAGGCCTGGCTGTCCACGCAGCCGGAGGCCCAGATCGTCACCTCCTACATCGGGCAGGGCGCGCCGCGCTTCTACTTTGCGATGGGGCCTGAACTGCCCGATCCGTCGTTCGCCAAGATCGTGGTGCGCACGGCCAGCCAGGAGGAGCGCGAGGCCCTGAAGCACCGGTTGCGCCAGGCCGTTGCCGACGGCCTCGCGTCCGAGGCGCGGGTGCGCGTGACCCAGCTGGTGTTCGGGCCGTACTCGCCGTTCCCCGTGGCCTACCGTGTCAGCGGACCCGATGCGAACGAGCTGCGCAGGATTGCGGCCGAGGTGCGGCAGGTGATGGACGCCAGCCCGATGATGCGCACCGTCAGCACCGACTGGGGCACCCGCACGCCCACGCTGCACTTCACGTTGAAGCAAGACCGCCTGCAGGCCGTGGGGCTGAGCTCCAGCGCTGTGGCGCAGCAACTGCAGTTCCTTCTGAGCGGCGCGCCGGTGACCACCGTGCGCGAGGACATCCGCACCGTGCAGGTGGTGGCCCGTTCGGCCGGCGGCACTCGGCTCGATCCCGCGAAGCTTGTCGACTTTACGCTCGCCGGTGCCGGCGGCCAGCGCATTCCGCTGTCCCAGGTCGGCGAGATCGAGGTGCGCATGGAAGAGCCGGTGATGCGGCGGCGCGACCGCATGCCCACGATCACGGTGCAGGGCGACATCGCCGAGGGGCTGCAGCCGCCCGATGTGTCGAGCGCGATCACGGCGAAGCTGCAGCCCCTGATGCAGAAGCTGCCGGCCGGCTACCGCATTGCCGAGGCCGGCTCCATCGAGGAATCGGAAAAGGCGACCAAGGCGATGCTGCCGCTCTTCCCGATCATGCTGGCGGCCACGCTGCTGATCATCATCTTCCAGGTGCGCTCCATGTCGGCGATGGTCATGGTGTTCCTCACGAGTCCGCTCGGGCTGATCGGCGTCGTGCCGACCCTGCTGCTGTTCCAGCAGCCCTTCGGCATCAATGCGCTCGTGGGGCTCATCGCGCTGTCGGGCATCCTGATGCGCAACACGCTGATCCTGCTCGGGCAGATCCACCACAACCAGCAGGAGGGGCTCGATCCGTTCCATGCGGTCGTCGAGGCGACCGTGCAGCGTGCGCGGCCCGTGGTCCTGACCGCGCTTGCGGCGATCCTCGCCTTCATTCCGCTGACGCACTCGGTGTTCTGGGGCGCGCTCGCCTACACCCTGATCGGCGGCACTTTTGCGGGAACGATCCTGACGCTGGTGTTCCTGCCGGCGATGTATTCGATCTGGTTCCGGATCAGGCCGGGCAACCAGGAGCGATCCGCGCACTGA
- a CDS encoding LysR substrate-binding domain-containing protein has protein sequence MIQAALLGAGIVYLPTAMLAPYIKSGRLVPALSAFVRSDMWLSAVYLQRRHSTAVQRAFLNFLEDRIKPVRPARSA, from the coding sequence TTGATCCAGGCCGCGTTACTGGGAGCGGGTATCGTCTATTTGCCTACGGCAATGCTGGCGCCGTATATCAAGAGTGGGCGGCTGGTGCCCGCGTTGTCGGCATTCGTTCGCAGCGACATGTGGCTGTCGGCTGTCTACTTGCAGCGGCGGCACAGTACCGCTGTACAGCGTGCCTTCCTGAACTTTCTCGAGGACCGGATCAAGCCCGTGAGGCCTGCGCGCAGCGCTTGA
- a CDS encoding AAA family ATPase — translation MAAAARPFILVLAGVNGAGKSSVGGALLAEHGLSWFNPDTCARELIAQLGLTPEEANARAWNLGRERLEAAIAQGSSYAFETTLGASTIPALLARAASSHDVVMIFCGLSSPEQHIARVRARVARGGHDIPEAKIRERWIASRANLIQLLPKLTRLQVFDNSAEAPPGGDIADPVLVLELSAGEPIYPQPGDLAALAATPAWARPIVQAAIELLG, via the coding sequence ATGGCGGCGGCCGCGCGCCCGTTCATCCTGGTGCTGGCCGGCGTCAACGGGGCGGGCAAGAGTTCGGTTGGCGGCGCGCTGCTTGCCGAGCACGGCCTCAGCTGGTTCAACCCGGACACCTGCGCGCGGGAACTCATCGCGCAGCTCGGGCTCACGCCCGAAGAGGCGAACGCCCGCGCATGGAACCTCGGCCGCGAGCGGCTGGAGGCGGCCATCGCGCAAGGCTCCAGCTACGCCTTCGAGACCACGCTGGGCGCCAGCACCATTCCCGCGCTGCTCGCCCGCGCCGCGTCGAGCCATGACGTGGTCATGATCTTCTGCGGGCTGTCCTCGCCCGAGCAGCACATCGCCCGCGTGCGTGCGCGCGTGGCGCGCGGCGGCCACGACATTCCCGAGGCCAAGATCCGCGAGCGCTGGATCGCATCGCGTGCCAACCTGATCCAGCTGCTGCCGAAGCTCACGCGGCTGCAGGTCTTCGACAACAGCGCCGAAGCACCGCCTGGCGGCGACATTGCCGACCCGGTGCTGGTGCTCGAACTGAGCGCGGGCGAACCCATCTATCCGCAGCCGGGCGACCTGGCCGCGCTCGCGGCAACACCGGCGTGGGCACGGCCCATCGTGCAGGCAGCGATCGAGCTGCTGGGCTGA
- a CDS encoding type II toxin-antitoxin system prevent-host-death family antitoxin: MAAVLPNLDELPRQNASHVKNRWGDVVRQVQQTGSLAVTNHSTVEMVLLTAATYNQLVEDAQALKAREQSVLDELGRRFDERLGVLQQPNAAAQVGKLFAAKGKLGRRPKAGDTF, encoded by the coding sequence ATGGCCGCCGTCCTGCCCAATCTCGATGAACTGCCGCGTCAGAACGCATCCCACGTCAAGAACCGCTGGGGCGACGTGGTTCGCCAGGTCCAGCAGACGGGCAGCCTGGCCGTGACCAACCATTCGACGGTGGAGATGGTGCTGCTGACCGCGGCCACCTACAACCAGCTGGTGGAAGACGCGCAGGCGCTCAAGGCGCGCGAGCAGTCGGTGCTCGACGAACTCGGGCGCCGCTTCGACGAGCGCCTGGGCGTGCTGCAGCAGCCGAACGCGGCGGCGCAGGTGGGCAAGCTGTTCGCGGCCAAGGGCAAGCTCGGGCGCCGTCCCAAGGCAGGCGACACCTTCTGA
- a CDS encoding Crp/Fnr family transcriptional regulator, which yields MYLHPLIASMSPADRAALIRSSELRSYRRNETVLAADTWTDSIYCVATGLLRAVDRDVTTDFIRRGDFFLGPSLSENSYQATSTLVAALPSSVYLMPITAIRRLCSIYPEVTLGLLEIAMKRITMIRGQLRRISSLSAENLVGRVLHELTQLAPAGTGGYDKRITQAVIASYSGLSREVVNKTMRDLESRGLVRRDDNGIHIPPNFASTDFGSLLPDAAAAEAHEDHPMFEPELFTAPEGMGDAESKQD from the coding sequence ATGTACCTCCACCCCCTCATCGCCAGCATGTCGCCCGCCGATCGGGCCGCCTTGATCCGCAGCAGCGAACTTCGCTCCTACCGGCGCAACGAGACCGTGCTTGCTGCGGACACCTGGACCGACAGCATCTACTGCGTGGCCACGGGCCTGCTGCGCGCAGTCGATCGGGACGTGACGACCGACTTCATCCGCCGCGGCGACTTCTTCCTCGGCCCTTCGCTGAGCGAGAACAGCTACCAGGCCACCTCGACGCTGGTCGCGGCCCTGCCCTCCTCGGTCTACCTGATGCCGATCACCGCGATTCGCAGGCTGTGTTCGATCTACCCGGAGGTCACACTCGGCCTGCTCGAAATCGCGATGAAGCGCATCACCATGATTCGCGGCCAGCTGCGCCGGATCTCCTCGCTCTCCGCCGAAAACCTGGTCGGCCGCGTGCTCCACGAGCTGACCCAGCTGGCGCCCGCGGGCACCGGCGGCTACGACAAGCGCATCACCCAGGCGGTCATCGCGTCGTATTCGGGGCTCTCGCGCGAGGTGGTCAACAAGACCATGCGCGACCTGGAGAGCCGCGGCCTGGTCCGCCGCGACGACAATGGCATCCACATCCCGCCGAACTTCGCCTCGACGGACTTCGGCAGCCTGCTGCCGGATGCAGCAGCCGCCGAGGCCCACGAGGACCATCCGATGTTCGAGCCCGAGCTGTTCACCGCGCCGGAAGGCATGGGCGACGCCGAATCCAAGCAAGATTGA
- a CDS encoding nucleotidyltransferase: MEPTTAPTLSLEEAEEVEPRAADFYRQALRAMNDAGIPFLVGGAFAHACYTGIRRATKDLDLFIRREDCERIAQVAQAHGWRTEMSHPHWLAKMYDRPEFIDLIFNSGNGLMPVDERWFRNNHRAEILGVPVLVANAEDSLLSKAFIMERERYDGGDIAHLLQATAERLDWSGLLERFGPHWRVLLAHLTLFGYIYPGERHRIPIWVLDRLLARLAHEMQQPPDAGENVCAGTFLSREQYLPDIEQLGYVDGRLTPASTMTAEDVAAWTDAIPPRRE, translated from the coding sequence ATGGAGCCCACGACCGCCCCCACGCTTTCGCTCGAAGAAGCAGAAGAAGTCGAGCCGCGCGCGGCCGACTTCTACCGGCAGGCGCTGCGCGCGATGAACGATGCGGGCATTCCGTTCCTGGTCGGCGGCGCCTTCGCGCATGCCTGCTACACCGGCATCCGCCGCGCGACCAAGGACCTGGACCTGTTCATCCGCCGCGAAGACTGCGAGCGCATCGCGCAGGTGGCGCAGGCGCACGGTTGGCGCACCGAGATGAGCCACCCACACTGGCTGGCCAAGATGTACGACCGCCCCGAGTTCATCGACCTGATCTTCAACTCGGGCAACGGCCTGATGCCGGTCGACGAGCGCTGGTTCCGGAACAACCACCGCGCCGAGATCCTCGGCGTGCCGGTGCTGGTGGCCAACGCCGAGGACAGCCTGCTGTCCAAGGCCTTCATCATGGAGCGCGAGCGCTACGACGGCGGCGACATCGCCCACCTGCTGCAGGCCACCGCCGAGCGGCTGGACTGGTCCGGCTTGCTGGAACGCTTCGGTCCGCACTGGCGGGTGCTGCTGGCCCACTTGACGCTGTTCGGCTACATCTACCCCGGCGAGCGGCACCGCATTCCCATCTGGGTGCTGGACAGGCTGCTGGCACGCCTGGCCCACGAGATGCAGCAGCCGCCGGACGCGGGCGAGAACGTCTGCGCCGGCACCTTCCTGTCGCGCGAGCAGTACCTCCCCGACATTGAGCAGCTGGGCTACGTGGACGGGCGCCTCACCCCCGCAAGCACCATGACGGCCGAGGACGTGGCCGCCTGGACCGACGCGATTCCGCCCAGGCGAGAGTAA
- a CDS encoding metallophosphoesterase family protein, translating into MPHPKSSSHVRFAAVGDIHVHKDSAGTLRSFFAQAADEADALLLCGDLTDYGTAEEAKVLAEELGAVSIPVVAVLGNHDFESGTPELVAQALAHAGVCVLDGAACEIEGVGIAGTKGFAGGFGRASLGAWGEPAIKLFVQQALDEAMKLESALAKLRTRRRIALLHYAPIVATVQGEPVEIFPFLGSSRLEEPLLRYPIDAVFHGHAHRGTFEGRTINGVPVYNVAKPLLQRRRPEAPPFFLYELPRESAGEAELAAI; encoded by the coding sequence ATGCCCCATCCCAAATCTTCTTCGCACGTGCGCTTCGCCGCGGTCGGCGACATCCACGTGCACAAGGACTCGGCTGGCACGCTGCGCAGCTTCTTCGCCCAGGCCGCCGACGAGGCCGATGCGCTGCTGCTGTGCGGCGACCTCACCGACTACGGCACCGCCGAGGAGGCCAAGGTGCTGGCCGAAGAGCTGGGCGCCGTGTCCATCCCGGTGGTCGCCGTGCTCGGCAACCACGACTTCGAATCGGGCACGCCCGAACTGGTGGCGCAGGCGCTCGCGCACGCCGGCGTTTGCGTGCTCGATGGTGCGGCCTGCGAGATCGAGGGCGTGGGCATTGCCGGCACCAAGGGCTTCGCGGGCGGCTTCGGCCGCGCCTCGCTCGGCGCCTGGGGCGAGCCGGCGATCAAGCTGTTCGTGCAGCAGGCGCTCGACGAGGCGATGAAGCTGGAGTCGGCGCTGGCCAAGCTGCGCACACGGCGCCGCATCGCGCTTTTGCACTACGCGCCGATCGTCGCCACGGTGCAGGGCGAGCCAGTGGAGATCTTTCCGTTCCTGGGCAGCAGCCGGCTGGAAGAGCCGCTGCTGCGCTATCCGATCGATGCGGTGTTCCACGGCCACGCGCACCGCGGCACGTTCGAGGGGCGAACCATCAACGGTGTGCCGGTCTACAACGTCGCCAAGCCCCTGCTGCAGCGCCGCCGGCCCGAGGCGCCGCCGTTCTTTCTCTACGAGCTGCCGCGCGAGAGCGCGGGCGAAGCCGAGCTGGCGGCGATCTGA
- a CDS encoding OmpA family protein, producing MTTQFHRFSAIAAGAAALLVLQGCSSYVSRGITDDGKATEVVFPNIDNDAWLKEGTFPNLDNLRAVAPGVTKDQLYDLLGRPHFSEGIAGPREWDYIFHFRKAGGGVTTCQYKAIFDKDYKAQTFHWLPAGCSDVLAARAVPAVERPAAASPAAAPRRTTLGADGLFRFDGGSIADLLPEGRRKLDALAADIKATDAVKVIGHTDRLGSQAYNNALSLARANTVRSYLAQAGVPARNIQVQGRGESEPKVQCTQTRRAELIDCLAPNRRVEIEVSGER from the coding sequence ATGACAACGCAATTCCATCGCTTCTCGGCCATTGCAGCGGGCGCCGCGGCACTGCTGGTGCTGCAGGGCTGCAGCTCCTACGTGAGCCGCGGCATCACCGACGACGGCAAGGCCACGGAAGTGGTCTTCCCGAACATCGACAACGACGCATGGCTCAAGGAAGGCACGTTCCCGAACCTGGACAACCTGCGCGCGGTGGCGCCCGGCGTCACGAAGGACCAGCTGTACGACCTGCTCGGCCGGCCTCACTTCAGCGAAGGCATCGCGGGCCCGCGCGAGTGGGACTACATCTTCCATTTCCGCAAGGCCGGCGGCGGGGTGACCACCTGCCAATACAAGGCGATCTTCGACAAGGACTACAAGGCGCAGACCTTCCATTGGCTGCCCGCCGGTTGCAGCGACGTGCTGGCTGCCCGTGCGGTGCCGGCGGTCGAACGGCCGGCCGCCGCGAGCCCGGCTGCTGCGCCGCGCCGCACCACGCTGGGCGCCGATGGCCTGTTCCGTTTCGACGGGGGCTCGATCGCCGACCTGCTGCCCGAGGGGCGCCGCAAGCTCGACGCCCTGGCCGCCGACATCAAGGCGACGGATGCCGTCAAGGTCATCGGCCACACCGACCGGCTCGGCAGCCAGGCCTACAACAACGCGCTCTCGCTGGCGCGCGCCAACACCGTGCGCAGCTACCTCGCGCAGGCCGGCGTGCCGGCGCGCAACATCCAGGTGCAAGGCCGGGGCGAATCGGAGCCGAAGGTGCAATGCACGCAGACCCGTCGCGCCGAGCTGATCGACTGCCTGGCACCGAACCGCCGCGTCGAGATCGAGGTGTCGGGAGAGCGTTGA